A DNA window from Balneolaceae bacterium contains the following coding sequences:
- the rpoC gene encoding DNA-directed RNA polymerase subunit beta', which yields MPTTNTLTVSKDFDNIGISLASPETILSRSHGEVLTPETINYRTFKPEMDGLFCEKIFGPVKDYECHCGKYKRIRYKGIICDRCGVEVTRKAVRRERMGHISLTVPVVHIWYFKSLPNKIAYLLGYSSKNLEKIVYYETYVITRPGMTRDLGYKRGDLVSEEEYYDLLDQLPEEHYELDDEDEDKFVAKEGAEAMEDLLSNLELDSLAYRLRYEVRNETSQMRKKKKLKRLQVIESFRAANKHTENRPEWMIQRVIPVIPPELRPLVPLEGGRFATSDLNDLYRRVIIRNNRLKRLIDIKAPDVILRNEKRMLQEAVDSLYDNSRKSNAVRNNNRPLKSLSDMLKGKSGRFRQNLLGKRVDYSGRSVIVVGPELDMHECGLPKEMAVELYKPFIIRRLIERGYVKTVKSAKKVVDRRDQVVWEVLENVIDGHPIMLNRAPTLHRLGIQAYQPVLIEEKAIRLHPLSCTAFNADFDGDQMAVHLPLSHDAILEASVLMLGSHNILSPASGGPIAVPSQDMVLGIYYLTKMANDKRGEGKTFANTDEVLVAYDQGRIDVHAKINVRISHTNEEGETEYEIIKTTTGRVLFNEICPPEIEFKNKTLGKKELRKVIADIHAAVGTARTSVFLDEMKTLGFEKATTGGLSFNLEDIVIPDEKMQLIEKAQGEVSEITERYEMGFITDNERYNQVIDKWTSTTNRVSETLFSELTNDRAGFNPVFMMADSGARGSKEQIRQLGGMRGLMAKPQKSSMQSGNEVIENPILSSFKEGLTVLEYFISTHGARKGLADTALKTADAGYLTRRLVDVSQDIIINENDCGTLRGIKMKALKDNEDVIESLEDRILGRVSLHDIYDPISDELICEANELIDEKVAKKIAETSIEEVEIRSVLTCETERGVCSMCYGRDLSRGTMVQVGEAVGVIAAQSIGEPGTQLTLRTFHVGGTASRMESESQHKAKFEGKVQFENVRVVEYDDGEEIHNVILSRAGEIKIVDEEGKVLTTYNVPYGSELLVEEGDEVPKGVPLCKWDPYNANIYSEIDGKVEYKDIMEDITFSEETDSQTGHREKVIIDSKDRSLVPTLLVKGDDDRVREKTLPVETHIVVDDGEEVSAGQVLAKIPRQTGKSKDITAGLPRVTELFEARSPNEPAAVSEIDGIVRMGGRKRGKQEVFVESKDGTDEKKYLISLSKHILVQENDYVTAGQQLSDGTIPAEEILNILGPYAVQSYLVNEIQEVYRLQGVQINDKHIEVIVRTMMQKVEVTDPGDTMFLEGDKVDRFELNNRNDELIGKFVVTDPGGSDLKQGAILDRREVRDANNELIKEGEAELETREAEPAISKPILLGITRAALSTESWLSAASFQETTKVLTQAAIEAKKDHLQGLKENVVVGHKVPAGSGLRKYDDLIVGSKKDLDEEEQEVAKIFEELSAGKDAEGNGEGSGEAEEAAAKAEDTAAEEEEAEAEESGDGEADEAETEKAAETEEDDS from the coding sequence TTGCCGACTACCAACACCTTAACAGTTTCCAAAGACTTCGATAACATCGGGATCTCCCTGGCTTCGCCGGAGACGATCCTCTCCCGTTCCCACGGCGAAGTCCTGACCCCCGAGACTATCAACTACCGCACCTTCAAACCGGAGATGGACGGTCTTTTCTGCGAAAAGATCTTCGGTCCGGTGAAGGACTACGAGTGCCACTGCGGCAAATACAAGCGGATCCGCTACAAGGGGATCATCTGCGACCGGTGCGGCGTGGAGGTTACCCGCAAGGCGGTGCGCCGCGAGCGGATGGGACACATCTCCCTGACCGTGCCCGTGGTGCACATCTGGTACTTCAAGTCCCTGCCCAACAAGATCGCCTACCTGCTGGGCTACTCCTCCAAGAACCTGGAGAAGATCGTCTACTACGAGACCTACGTGATTACCCGCCCGGGCATGACGCGCGATCTGGGCTACAAGCGCGGGGACCTCGTTTCCGAGGAGGAGTACTACGACCTGCTCGACCAGCTCCCCGAGGAGCACTACGAGCTGGACGACGAGGACGAGGACAAATTCGTCGCCAAGGAGGGCGCCGAGGCGATGGAGGACCTGCTCTCCAACCTGGAGCTGGACTCCCTGGCCTACCGCCTGCGCTACGAGGTGCGCAACGAGACCTCGCAGATGCGCAAGAAGAAAAAGCTGAAGCGCCTGCAGGTTATTGAATCCTTCCGCGCGGCCAACAAGCATACGGAGAACCGACCCGAATGGATGATCCAGCGGGTCATTCCCGTCATCCCGCCCGAACTTCGTCCCCTGGTGCCCCTGGAGGGCGGACGCTTCGCCACCTCCGACCTGAACGACCTCTACCGCCGGGTGATCATCCGCAACAACCGCCTGAAGCGCCTGATAGACATTAAAGCGCCTGACGTGATCCTGCGCAACGAGAAGCGCATGCTGCAGGAGGCGGTGGACTCGCTCTACGACAACTCCCGCAAGTCCAACGCGGTGCGCAACAACAACCGGCCGCTGAAATCCCTCAGTGACATGCTGAAGGGCAAGAGCGGACGCTTCCGCCAGAACCTGCTCGGCAAGCGCGTGGACTACTCCGGCCGCTCGGTGATTGTAGTCGGCCCCGAACTTGACATGCACGAGTGCGGCCTCCCCAAGGAGATGGCCGTGGAGCTGTACAAGCCCTTTATCATCCGCCGCCTCATTGAGCGCGGCTACGTGAAGACGGTCAAAAGCGCCAAGAAGGTGGTGGACCGCCGCGACCAGGTGGTCTGGGAGGTGCTCGAAAACGTGATCGACGGGCATCCCATTATGCTGAACCGCGCGCCCACCCTCCACAGGCTGGGCATCCAGGCCTACCAGCCGGTGCTCATCGAGGAGAAGGCCATCCGGCTGCACCCGCTCTCGTGTACCGCCTTTAACGCCGACTTCGACGGCGACCAGATGGCCGTCCACTTGCCCTTGAGCCATGACGCCATCCTGGAGGCCTCCGTGCTCATGCTGGGCTCCCATAACATTCTGAGTCCTGCCAGCGGCGGTCCGATCGCCGTGCCCTCGCAGGACATGGTCCTGGGCATCTACTACCTGACGAAGATGGCCAACGACAAGCGCGGCGAGGGCAAGACCTTCGCCAATACCGACGAGGTGCTGGTGGCCTATGACCAGGGTCGCATCGACGTGCACGCCAAGATCAACGTGCGCATCTCCCACACCAACGAGGAGGGGGAGACCGAATACGAAATCATCAAAACCACCACCGGGCGCGTACTCTTCAACGAGATCTGTCCCCCGGAAATCGAATTCAAGAACAAAACCCTCGGCAAGAAGGAGCTCCGCAAGGTTATTGCGGACATCCACGCCGCCGTGGGTACGGCCCGCACCTCCGTATTCCTGGACGAGATGAAGACCCTCGGCTTTGAGAAAGCCACCACCGGGGGACTCTCCTTCAACCTGGAGGATATCGTCATCCCGGACGAGAAGATGCAGCTTATCGAAAAGGCCCAGGGCGAGGTGTCCGAGATTACGGAGCGCTACGAGATGGGCTTCATCACCGACAACGAGCGCTACAACCAGGTGATCGACAAGTGGACCAGCACCACCAACCGCGTCTCCGAGACGCTCTTCAGCGAGCTCACCAACGACCGGGCGGGCTTCAACCCGGTGTTCATGATGGCCGACTCCGGCGCACGGGGCTCCAAGGAGCAGATCCGCCAGCTGGGCGGCATGCGCGGCCTGATGGCCAAGCCCCAGAAGAGCTCCATGCAGTCGGGCAACGAGGTCATCGAGAACCCCATCCTCTCCTCCTTCAAGGAGGGGCTGACCGTGCTGGAGTACTTCATCTCTACTCACGGCGCCCGGAAAGGCCTGGCCGATACGGCCCTCAAAACGGCCGACGCCGGATACCTGACCCGCCGCCTGGTGGACGTCTCCCAGGACATCATCATTAACGAAAACGACTGCGGCACCCTGCGGGGCATCAAGATGAAGGCCCTGAAGGACAACGAGGACGTGATCGAAAGCCTTGAGGACCGCATCCTCGGGCGCGTCTCGCTGCACGACATCTACGATCCCATCAGCGACGAGCTGATCTGCGAGGCCAACGAGCTCATCGACGAAAAAGTGGCCAAAAAGATCGCCGAAACCTCCATCGAGGAGGTGGAGATCCGCTCCGTGCTGACCTGCGAAACCGAGCGGGGCGTATGCTCCATGTGCTACGGACGCGACCTCTCCCGCGGCACCATGGTGCAGGTGGGCGAGGCCGTGGGCGTTATCGCCGCGCAGTCCATCGGCGAGCCCGGCACTCAGCTTACGCTGCGTACCTTCCACGTGGGTGGAACCGCCTCCCGCATGGAATCCGAGTCGCAGCACAAGGCCAAATTTGAAGGCAAGGTGCAATTCGAAAACGTCCGCGTCGTGGAATACGATGACGGGGAGGAGATCCACAACGTGATACTCAGCCGCGCCGGCGAAATCAAGATTGTCGACGAAGAGGGCAAGGTGCTCACTACCTATAACGTGCCCTACGGCTCCGAGCTGCTCGTGGAAGAAGGCGACGAGGTTCCAAAGGGCGTGCCCCTCTGCAAGTGGGACCCCTACAACGCCAACATCTACTCCGAAATAGACGGCAAGGTCGAGTACAAGGATATCATGGAGGATATTACCTTCTCCGAGGAGACCGACTCCCAGACCGGTCACCGCGAGAAGGTGATTATCGATTCCAAGGACCGTTCGCTGGTGCCCACCCTGCTGGTGAAAGGCGACGACGACCGGGTCCGCGAGAAAACCCTGCCCGTCGAGACCCACATCGTGGTGGATGACGGCGAGGAGGTCAGCGCCGGACAGGTGCTGGCCAAGATCCCGCGCCAGACTGGCAAGTCGAAGGACATTACCGCCGGCCTGCCCCGCGTGACCGAACTCTTCGAGGCGCGCTCGCCCAACGAACCCGCCGCGGTGTCCGAGATCGACGGCATCGTCCGCATGGGTGGCCGTAAGCGCGGCAAGCAGGAGGTCTTTGTCGAGAGCAAGGACGGCACAGACGAGAAGAAGTATCTCATCTCGCTCTCCAAGCACATCCTGGTGCAGGAGAACGACTACGTAACGGCCGGCCAGCAGCTCTCCGACGGAACCATCCCGGCCGAGGAGATCCTCAACATCCTGGGTCCCTACGCGGTGCAGTCGTACCTGGTGAACGAAATCCAGGAGGTCTACCGCCTGCAGGGCGTGCAGATCAACGACAAGCACATCGAGGTGATCGTGCGCACCATGATGCAGAAGGTGGAAGTCACCGATCCGGGCGACACCATGTTCCTGGAAGGGGACAAGGTGGACCGCTTCGAGCTGAACAACCGCAACGATGAGCTTATCGGCAAGTTCGTGGTCACCGATCCCGGCGGATCCGACCTGAAACAGGGCGCCATCCTGGACCGCCGCGAGGTACGTGATGCCAACAACGAGCTGATCAAGGAAGGTGAGGCGGAGCTTGAGACCCGCGAGGCCGAACCGGCCATTTCCAAACCCATCCTGCTGGGCATCACCCGCGCGGCCCTCTCCACCGAGAGCTGGCTGTCGGCGGCCTCCTTCCAGGAGACCACCAAGGTGCTTACCCAGGCGGCCATCGAAGCCAAGAAGGACCACCTGCAGGGACTCAAGGAGAACGTCGTCGTCGGACACAAGGTGCCTGCCGGCTCCGGTCTCCGCAAGTACGACGACCTTATCGTGGGCTCTAAAAAAGACCTCGACGAAGAGGAGCAGGAAGTGGCCAAAATCTTCGAAGAACTCAGCGCCGGCAAAGACGCCGAGGGCAACGGGGAAGGCTCCGGGGAGGCCGAGGAAGCAGCCGCCAAGGCCGAAGACACCGCAGCCGAAGAGGAGGAAGCCGAGGCCGAGGAATCCGGAGACGGAGAGGCCGACGAAGCCGAAACCGAGAAAGCCGCCGAAACCGAAGAGGACGACTCCTAG